Part of the Thermodesulfobacteriota bacterium genome is shown below.
ATGCTTTGTGCAAAGAGATCGTACTTTCTTTAAATACCCATCGGGCGGCAGAATAACACCGTTTTCCCCTTGAATAGGCTCTAGCATTACAGCGCAAACTTTATCGTCCTGAAGCGCTTTTTCTAAAGACTCTACTTTGCCGTAGGGTATAGATTTAAATCCTGGAACAAGTGGCTTAAAACCTTCTTGATAGGTTTTGCTTGTTGCACTAAGTGAGCCCATCGACCTTCCGTGAAAGGCGTCTTTGGCATGGATAATTTTATATTTGCCGCCCATAGCGCCACCCCATTTACGGGCGAGTTTAATAGCCCCCTCGTTAGCCTCAGTTCCGCTGTTGCAGAAGAAAACCTTATCTGCAAAAGAGTTTTCTACTAATAGCTTTGCGAACTCTCCTTGCTTCTCAATATGAAAAAGGTTACACGGTTGAACTAGCTGTTTTGATTGTTCTCTTATTGCTTTAGTAAGATTAGGATGACAGTGGCCTAGGTTGTTAACTGCTATGCCAGTTACAAAATCAAGGTATTTCTTGCCGTCCGCATCCCAAACCCAAGAGCCTTTCCCTTTTACCATAGCAATAGGGTAGCGCCCATAGGTATTCATGACATATTCTTTTGTATTGGAAATAATTTGCTTGGTGCTCAAAGAACTATCTCCGTTCCGATTCCGGAATCTGTGAATATCTCAAGTATCAGAGAATGGTCAATAGTGCCGTCAATTATATGCACTTTCTGTACCCCTTCATGAAGAGCTTCGATAGCGCACATAACCTTTGGTATCATTCCGCTTGAGATTGTCTCTTTTTTAATCAGCTTTTTAGCCTGGGATTCATTTAATGTAGATATTAATTTTTTCTTTTCATCAAGTATTCCAGTCACATTTGTAAGAAGTATAAGCTTAACAGCGTTAAGAGCGCCTGCTATACGGCCGGCCACATGATCAGCGTTAATATTAAAAGTTCTTCCCTCATCATCAAATCCGATTGGGGCGATAACTGGAATAAAGCCTGAGTTCTCGAGCACTTTAATAAGATCCGGGTTTACGCTGTCTACTTCTCCGACCATTCCCAAGTCTGCACCTTTTGGGATTTTAACGCCGTTTTCCTTGCCGAATTTCTTAAGGTCTAGCTTTTTAGCAAGGATCATCTTTCCTTCTTTCCCTGATGTTCCAACAGCCTTACCGCCCATAGAGTGTATGGCTTCAATGATTTTCTGGTTTATTTTTCCTACAAGAACCATCTCGGCAACTTCCATTGTTTGCTGATCGGTTACCCTTAGGCCCGCAATAAAATCAGTCTCAATGCCAAGTTTTTTAAGGTGATTTCCGATCTGAGGCCCGCCCCCGTGCACAACAACAGGGTGCATGCCTACGTATTTCATGAGCACTATGTCTCTGGCAAAGTTAGATAGATCCTCGTCTCCTACGCTACCGCCATACTTAACCACAATAGTCTGGCCGTAGAATTCCTTTATGTAGGGAAGGGCCTCTACCAGAGTCTTTGCTTTATTTGTGAATTCTTTTTTCA
Proteins encoded:
- a CDS encoding aspartate aminotransferase family protein — encoded protein: MSTKQIISNTKEYVMNTYGRYPIAMVKGKGSWVWDADGKKYLDFVTGIAVNNLGHCHPNLTKAIREQSKQLVQPCNLFHIEKQGEFAKLLVENSFADKVFFCNSGTEANEGAIKLARKWGGAMGGKYKIIHAKDAFHGRSMGSLSATSKTYQEGFKPLVPGFKSIPYGKVESLEKALQDDKVCAVMLEPIQGENGVILPPDGYLKKVRSLCTKHKVLLILDEVQVGVGRTGKLFAYEQYGIKPDIMTLSKALGGGIPCGAFLTTNKVAKHLAPGMHGTTLGGNPLAMSTGLAVFNTISEEGLLDGATDQGQYFLEKLKELSETYKKEIKEVRGKGLILGIEFKNPDTAKKVVNNCIENGLLTILTNKKVMRILPPLNVKQKEIDLAVKTIHKALKEVSGA
- the argB gene encoding acetylglutamate kinase codes for the protein MKKEFTNKAKTLVEALPYIKEFYGQTIVVKYGGSVGDEDLSNFARDIVLMKYVGMHPVVVHGGGPQIGNHLKKLGIETDFIAGLRVTDQQTMEVAEMVLVGKINQKIIEAIHSMGGKAVGTSGKEGKMILAKKLDLKKFGKENGVKIPKGADLGMVGEVDSVNPDLIKVLENSGFIPVIAPIGFDDEGRTFNINADHVAGRIAGALNAVKLILLTNVTGILDEKKKLISTLNESQAKKLIKKETISSGMIPKVMCAIEALHEGVQKVHIIDGTIDHSLILEIFTDSGIGTEIVL